One Gemmatimonadaceae bacterium genomic window carries:
- a CDS encoding thioredoxin domain-containing protein, with the protein MAAPLRFLAAVSLAALACRGADAARGDSTRFPATSATTTPATAAAARAPSASLSDSVSAHADSGRIRGNRSQNALWIIEASDFQCPYCKMWHDSTYGPLVRDYVATGKVVLAYLNFPLRQHQNAMPAAEAAMCASVQNKFWPMHDALFSSQQTWENLPNAMPAFDSLAARLGVAMPAWRDCVSHHLTRPLIEADYARSQSAGVASTPSFFVGDQPLAGFEPYSAFRRVIEAQLAKRGASH; encoded by the coding sequence ATGGCCGCGCCGCTCAGATTTTTGGCCGCCGTTTCCCTCGCCGCGCTCGCCTGTCGCGGTGCCGATGCCGCACGCGGCGACTCGACACGCTTTCCCGCAACTTCCGCAACGACAACGCCGGCCACGGCAGCAGCTGCGCGAGCACCGAGCGCGAGCTTGAGCGACTCCGTCAGTGCCCACGCCGACAGCGGCCGCATTCGCGGTAATCGCTCACAGAACGCTCTATGGATTATCGAGGCGAGCGACTTCCAGTGCCCTTATTGCAAAATGTGGCACGACTCGACCTACGGTCCTCTGGTCCGCGATTATGTCGCGACGGGAAAGGTCGTGCTCGCTTATCTGAATTTCCCCCTGCGACAGCACCAGAACGCGATGCCCGCGGCCGAGGCAGCAATGTGTGCATCCGTCCAAAACAAGTTCTGGCCAATGCACGACGCGCTGTTTTCGTCGCAGCAGACTTGGGAGAATCTTCCGAACGCGATGCCGGCATTCGATTCGCTCGCCGCTCGGCTTGGCGTCGCGATGCCCGCCTGGAGGGATTGCGTCTCGCACCACCTCACACGCCCGTTAATCGAAGCGGACTATGCGCGTAGCCAGTCCGCTGGCGTGGCGTCGACACCTAGCTTTTTTGTCGGCGATCAGCCGCTCGCTGGATTCGAGCCGTATTCTGCTTTCCGGCGAGTAATCGAGGCCCAACTCGCAAAGCGGGGCGCGTCACACTGA
- a CDS encoding tetratricopeptide repeat protein, with protein MTRIIRLFITAAIALPVALQAQTPALTVANTTRAAPPASLDSAIVRLQDFLNRYPTSPLRPNALLQLGELLVRQADTVFAESQRAAGVVARPDSAAARGARPSPTAPSSAPSTAPATTANGAPIAPDYTAAITRYEELVNRYPNFEQIDAASYTLGTLYASEQRWADAARMFERVSAMRNSSFRSEAFFRLGDARFELASRLRGDPRRVAFASAATAYEQAVASTQAPSDIYFLALYKLGWSYYNQANQANQAEYQKAVDVFSRLVDAYDKLTPEQQARLGLRGEAIEYMAVAFTQVGGAQAANRYFQTRGGAPYQLALMRRVAQTFRDQGNFPEAIQAYQMVMTQAPTDSSVLTATRETADIYQNRLLERDSAQAARMRLADVLAPGGAWANANPQLADTAAKLRESALRESGQYLLASAQAGNRARFTEAAQTYRRYLTDFPKSDSAQIVNRYLGEALFGAGDYAHAGSEFAKAAFSYGNGNAELSQEAGRNAIIAFDSALVRNKSDRGAQDSLFVVVDRFVAAFPQTDVAKKALIEKGRRASETQRWDAMEQAFRTYATTYPNDPYTPTAQRLIGDALYRGGHYAQAQTQWEQAQRVATSSGQTRLADSIRVLRESAAGSYADSLVKRGQYGEAAEEVYVAYAKANPQNAKAPDALRNAIETYMLADSAARSRNDEGASRQARQHAIELSAQLAQQYPNYKYRLQYQTLRARLLADLGEKDQSVQAYQQLIQENATWNGRSDAMVRVAVMLDSLGRKKEAAAAYESFANAYPRDQRAPDALWNAAVTYSEAPDPAAAARTFALFAQRYPRDKRASDARQQQIAQLQTSGDTAAASRVLANACEQPTESLQTECSSRVAQRSFEQGVATFGQYQPVKLTITSKSQLTAAGVQRASRDKQTLLRQLTSNFSSAIKSGVPSYLAAASYYVGLAQWEYGNFLKNVRLPSSLSDAEQTAAQQGAAQQAEQYYGAARQIWQELVQRAQSTPAIGNDPGARPWIDRARNAVQGNVDAAPPSVVTGGR; from the coding sequence ATGACTCGGATCATCAGGTTATTCATAACGGCGGCCATCGCGTTGCCGGTGGCGCTCCAAGCGCAAACGCCGGCATTGACGGTCGCGAACACGACGCGAGCCGCGCCACCGGCATCGCTCGATTCGGCGATCGTGAGACTTCAGGATTTTCTCAATCGCTATCCGACGAGCCCCCTCCGGCCAAACGCCTTGCTGCAACTCGGCGAGTTGCTCGTGAGGCAGGCCGACACGGTATTTGCCGAGAGCCAGCGCGCGGCGGGCGTCGTAGCGCGACCGGACAGTGCGGCCGCGCGTGGAGCGCGTCCATCGCCGACGGCGCCGTCAAGCGCGCCGTCAACCGCGCCGGCAACGACCGCGAACGGAGCGCCGATTGCCCCGGACTACACGGCGGCGATCACTCGTTATGAGGAGCTCGTCAACCGGTATCCGAACTTCGAGCAGATCGATGCCGCGAGCTATACGCTCGGAACCCTCTACGCATCAGAACAGCGATGGGCCGACGCCGCACGCATGTTCGAGCGCGTTTCGGCGATGCGCAACTCCAGCTTCCGGAGCGAAGCATTCTTCCGGCTCGGCGACGCACGCTTCGAGCTGGCATCGCGGCTCCGCGGCGATCCACGGCGCGTGGCCTTCGCCTCGGCGGCCACGGCCTACGAGCAGGCGGTCGCGTCGACGCAAGCGCCGAGCGACATCTACTTCCTGGCTCTCTATAAGCTCGGATGGTCGTACTACAACCAAGCGAATCAGGCGAATCAGGCCGAATATCAGAAGGCCGTCGACGTCTTCAGCCGACTGGTCGATGCGTACGACAAACTGACGCCCGAACAACAAGCGCGACTCGGGCTGCGCGGCGAGGCCATCGAGTACATGGCCGTCGCGTTCACGCAGGTTGGCGGCGCCCAAGCGGCGAATCGTTACTTCCAGACGCGAGGTGGAGCGCCATACCAGCTCGCACTGATGCGTCGCGTCGCCCAGACCTTCCGGGATCAGGGCAATTTCCCGGAAGCGATTCAGGCCTATCAGATGGTAATGACGCAGGCGCCGACGGATTCGAGTGTCCTCACGGCGACGCGCGAGACCGCGGACATCTATCAGAATCGGCTGCTCGAGCGCGATTCGGCACAGGCGGCGCGAATGCGTCTCGCTGACGTGCTCGCCCCAGGTGGGGCTTGGGCGAACGCGAACCCACAACTCGCGGATACGGCGGCAAAGTTGCGCGAGTCTGCCTTACGAGAGAGCGGTCAGTATCTCCTCGCCTCTGCGCAAGCAGGAAATCGCGCCCGCTTCACCGAGGCCGCCCAGACCTATCGACGGTACCTCACGGATTTCCCGAAGAGCGACAGCGCGCAGATCGTCAACCGGTATCTCGGCGAGGCGTTGTTCGGTGCCGGCGATTACGCGCACGCCGGTTCAGAGTTCGCGAAAGCGGCATTCTCATATGGCAATGGCAACGCGGAGCTGTCGCAGGAGGCAGGTCGTAACGCCATCATCGCATTCGACTCCGCGCTCGTTCGGAATAAGAGCGATCGCGGTGCGCAGGACTCGCTATTCGTCGTTGTCGATCGGTTCGTCGCGGCCTTCCCGCAGACCGACGTCGCGAAGAAGGCGCTGATCGAGAAAGGCCGGCGCGCGTCGGAGACGCAACGGTGGGACGCGATGGAGCAGGCGTTCCGCACGTATGCGACGACGTATCCGAACGATCCGTATACGCCGACGGCGCAGCGCCTCATCGGTGACGCGCTGTATCGCGGCGGACACTACGCCCAAGCGCAGACACAGTGGGAGCAAGCGCAGCGCGTAGCGACGTCGAGCGGCCAGACACGGCTCGCCGATTCCATTCGGGTGCTGCGCGAGTCGGCCGCGGGAAGTTATGCGGATTCCCTGGTGAAGCGCGGCCAGTACGGCGAAGCGGCAGAGGAGGTCTACGTCGCCTACGCGAAAGCGAATCCGCAGAACGCGAAAGCGCCCGACGCCCTCCGGAACGCGATCGAGACGTACATGCTCGCTGACAGTGCTGCGCGCAGCCGGAACGATGAAGGTGCATCTCGTCAGGCACGGCAACACGCTATCGAGCTATCGGCGCAGCTGGCACAGCAATACCCGAACTACAAGTACCGGTTGCAATATCAGACACTCCGCGCGCGGCTGCTTGCCGATCTCGGCGAGAAGGATCAGTCGGTCCAGGCGTATCAGCAGTTGATACAGGAGAATGCGACCTGGAATGGCCGTTCGGACGCGATGGTGCGCGTGGCGGTGATGCTTGATTCGTTAGGGAGGAAGAAGGAAGCGGCGGCGGCGTACGAGTCGTTCGCGAACGCGTACCCGCGCGACCAGCGTGCGCCCGATGCTTTATGGAACGCGGCGGTCACCTACTCTGAAGCCCCGGATCCGGCGGCGGCAGCGCGCACGTTCGCCCTATTCGCGCAGCGGTATCCGCGCGACAAGCGTGCGAGCGATGCACGTCAACAGCAGATCGCGCAGCTGCAGACCTCGGGTGATACGGCCGCGGCGAGCCGAGTGCTGGCGAATGCGTGCGAGCAGCCGACGGAGTCGCTGCAGACGGAATGCTCGTCGCGCGTGGCCCAGCGTTCGTTCGAACAGGGCGTCGCGACGTTCGGGCAGTATCAGCCGGTCAAGTTGACGATCACGTCGAAATCACAACTGACGGCCGCGGGCGTGCAGCGTGCGTCGCGTGACAAGCAGACGCTGCTGCGCCAGCTGACGAGCAATTTCTCGAGCGCGATCAAATCGGGAGTTCCGTCGTACCTCGCCGCAGCGAGCTATTACGTTGGCCTCGCGCAGTGGGAGTACGGCAACTTCCTCAAGAACGTGCGGCTACCGTCGAGTCTCTCCGACGCCGAGCAGACGGCGGCGCAGCAGGGTGCTGCGCAACAGGCGGAGCAGTACTACGGCGCCGCTCGGCAGATCTGGCAGGAGCTGGTGCAGCGCGCCCAGTCGACGCCGGCGATCGGGAACGATCCGGGTGCGCGTCCGTGGATCGATCGCGCACGCAACGCAGTGCAGGGGAACGTTGACGCGGCGCCGCCGAGCGTCGTGACGGGAGGTCGCTGA